The Deinococcus puniceus genome segment TCGCCCCAACACACTCACGCGGCGGCCCGGAAAGCCGCTGAGGGCGTCCAGCGCGGCGGTTACGGCAATGGGGGAGGCGTTGTAGGCGTCGTCTATGACCGTGTAGCGGCCCGGATGCACCCGGTAGCGCCCGCCCGGAACCTGCACGGCGGCCATGCGCCCAGCGGCCTCATTCAGCGCAATGCCTGCCCCCTGCGCCAGCGCTAGCCCCAGCACGGCGGCTTCGGCCTGCACGGTGGCGGCGTGCGGCAGGCTCACGGCTTGGCCCGCATAGGTGAAGCTCGCACCTTCCGCAGTCACCTCTAACTCTTGTCCAGCCAGAGTCGCGCCCCCGAATCCGTAAGTATCTACACCCGGAAAGTAGGCGGCGGCCTGTGCGCCCACGAAAGAGCGAATCGGCTGGCCTGCCACATCGCGCAAAATGTGCCCTTTCTCGAACGCCACGTTGTCTACCGTTCCCAGCGCCTCCAGATGTGTGGCCCCGATGGTGGTAATCACGCCCACATCGGGCCGCACGAGGTCGACGAGTTCGGCCATTTCGCCCACGCGGTCTATGCCCATTTCCACCACCAGCGGCCTAAAGCTGGCCCCACACTCGATCAGAAAACAGGCGATGGCGGGCGGCGTATTGAACACGGGCATAAACTGGGCGTCCAGCGCGGCGGCCACGTAACTTTTGGCGGTGGTTTTGCCCGCGCTGCCCGTGATGCCCACCACCAACGCATTTTTGGCCCGCTCGTGCCGCGCCCACGCAAACAGCGCCTCCTGTGCGTCGGGCACGCGCACGGCCCGCTCCACGTCCAAATCGGTCAGCACGAAGGGTGCG includes the following:
- the murF gene encoding UDP-N-acetylmuramoyl-tripeptide--D-alanyl-D-alanine ligase, encoding MLDPHAALPFAAAVHSLARPALRLTWDSRQASPEVAFVALPGEKMHGNRFVEAALAAGAPFVLTDLDVERAVRVPDAQEALFAWARHERAKNALVVGITGSAGKTTAKSYVAAALDAQFMPVFNTPPAIACFLIECGASFRPLVVEMGIDRVGEMAELVDLVRPDVGVITTIGATHLEALGTVDNVAFEKGHILRDVAGQPIRSFVGAQAAAYFPGVDTYGFGGATLAGQELEVTAEGASFTYAGQAVSLPHAATVQAEAAVLGLALAQGAGIALNEAAGRMAAVQVPGGRYRVHPGRYTVIDDAYNASPIAVTAALDALSGFPGRRVSVLGRMLELGDTERALHAEVGEHARAKADVTYGVGAFATELGERAYRTVPELLAALTADTKDGDVILVKASRGISWTLERRAAEGVGLDTVVGALLAGR